In the Leptospira fainei serovar Hurstbridge str. BUT 6 genome, TTTCAGCAGCAGTTGCCTTACTCGCTTCTTCGTTCAAATCTGCAATTACAACATTTGCACCGGCTTGAGCCAGTTTAAGAGCGGTTGCTTTCCCAATTCCACGGGCAGACCCGGTAATAATGGCATTTTTGCCTTTCAGATCAATCATTGGTTTCTTTCCTCACCAGATTCTGCGGTTAGCGTATTTTCGGCTTCCGAGGGGTCAAGGGGTTTTGCCCGGAAGCATCATTCAAATATCATAAAGAATGATCCCAAAACGGAAAAAGTTCCTTCTTCGCGGGAGGAGAATTAAATATTATATTTTTTAATGTCTTCGGTGATTCTATTATTTACGTCTCGTTCGGCGCACTCTACTACGACTCGAATTGCGCTTCTTACTGCGAGAGCATTGGACGAGCCGTGTCCGATCAGGCAGGTTCCATCGACGCCCAATAATAACGCTCCCCCGTATTCGGCGTAATCCAAACGCTTCTTAATCGCAGTAAAGGTGGGTTTTAAGAGAAGAGCTCCCGTTTGAGCCAAACTGGATTGCGCGATGCTTTCGCGTAGGACGTTAAAGATCGATTTGGATAATCCTTCCGTTGCCTTCAGGACGATATTGCCTACAAAGCCGTCGCAAACGACTACGTCCACTTCGCGACCACCACCATAAAGATCCCGACCTTCCACATTACCTACAAATTCGATCGGAAGTTTTCTTAACAATTCAAACGCCTTCTGCGTGACGGAATTCCCCTTCTTATCCTCTTCTCCGTTGGAAAGCAGGCCTACTTTCGGTCTCCGAATGGCGAAGATTAGACGAGAATAGATTTCTCCCATGACTGCAAACTGAGCCAAGTATTCCGGTTTGCAATCAACGTTTGCGCCCGCGTCTACGAGTAATGTAGGAGGTCCTTTCTCTCTTGGAATCGGGGCAGCAATCGGCGGACGAAGAACTCCGGGAATTCGGCCCAAATAAAGAAGCGCGGAAGCCATCGTCGCTCCCGTATTTCCGGGAGAAAACATACCGACACAGCTTTTATCCGCGACTAATTGCGCTGCTTGAACGACGGAAGAGTCCTGCATCGCTCTGACTGCGATCGAAGGAGAATCCTGCATCTCTATAATTTCGCCGGCATGTACGATACGAATCTTCTCCGTATCATAATCATACTTCAGAAGAATTTCACTGATCTCTTCTTCTTTGCCTACGAGAACTACGTTGCGCTTGTCTTCGTTAACTGCTACTACAGCGCCTTCCACGATCCGATCCGGACCGTAATCGCCGCTCATCGCATCGACGGCGACCCACATAGGAAACTTTAAAGGCCGGTTGGCAGACCGCTCTCAAGGTTTGAGAACGGTCGGTTGGAAAACTTCCCACGGGATGCGGGAACAGAAAATATATGGAGATTGGCTCCTATCCGGTCGCCGGTATTAAAAGGCGCCATAGGAAAATTAAGTCTCTTCGTTAGACTTCCTAACTTTAGGCTCCAGAACTACGCGGTCTTTGTAGAAACCGCAAACTGGACAAATTCTATGCGGTGGGCGAAAAGAATTGCAGTTCGGACAGGGGACCAGGTTGGGTTTACCGATCGCCTGATGGGACCGTTTCATCCTTACTTTGGATTTAGATTTTCGTCTCTTAGGAACTGCCATTGTTCTTCTCTATTAGATAAGGTCGTTTTACGACTATGATTTTTTTTGACGGCGTTTATACAACTGTTTTTCAAACTATGCAAAGGAATCCAGAAATTCGCCGGCTTCCTGCCGCTTCGAATACAGGGAGGACCGGTTAAATACCAATCTTGCGGTAGATTCTAGAATTGTCTCGATTTCTTTCAAATTATTCGCACGTAATGTACTCCCGGTAGATACCAGATCGACAATACAATCCGACAATCCTACTAGTGGAGCAAGTTCGATACTCCCATACAGTTTAATAACTTCGCAACTGATCCCTTTCGAAAGGAAAAAATCCCGGGCAATATTCGGGTACTTTGTCGCTACACGAACCTTGCGTCCGCCCGAGCTGAGATTCCAGCCTTGCGGAGCGGCTACGGATAATCTACACTTTCCGATACCGAGATCCAGGGGTAAAAGAAGGTCGTATCCACCCTCTTTCAAAACATCCCAACCGACAATACCGGCATCCGCAGCGTTTTGCTCCACGTACGTTGCGACGTCTTGGGAGCGGACGAGAAGAATTCTCACCTTCCCCTTTGAATCCTTGTAAATGAGTTCTTTGGAATCCGGATCGGGACGGCCTTCAAGCCACCCCTTTGAAATCATAAGTTCGATGCTCTCCTCTGCGAGTCGCCCTTTCGGAAGCGCCAGAGTCAGCATATCAAGATCCTTGATTCAATTTTACTAAAAGATACGTAGAGAGTTCGCGAACCGATTTATATTCGTCGGAGGGAGAGGAAATTTCCTGTTCCAAAACCTTACGAAGATTTTCTTTCGCCTCCGTCTTTTTGCCGTTCTTCGCTTTTAAGCGGGCGGATTGGTAGAGACTCCAGGAATAAAATCCCGCGACGTTCCTGCGATTGTTTAGAAGCGAGACTGCGGTATCGTAGTCCGCTTCCGCTTCGGGAAATTGATTTCCACTTTCGCGATAATTGCCTGCAATATAGAAAAAATAAGCCTTAAGCTCCGGAAGTTCATCTATTTCCTTTCCGGCCCATTCCAATTTGGTCGCAGCTTTCGAAAATTCTCCGTTACGCGCGTATAAATCGCCTATAATTTTAGAAAGGCGAATGTTTAAGGATTTAGAATGGTAAGTTGCGGCAACTTCTTCGTACTGCTTGATCTTATCCGCAAGGTCGATGGTTGGATTCAGAAGAAATTTCTTTTCCAGAGCTTCGACCGCCAAAGTCCCCTTACGGAACTGGTCGGCGCGATATTCGTTCCAGCCGACAACCGCTATCGTAGTAACGATCAAAACGACGACACCGATCAGAACTTGTTTTCGATACTCACCCACTTTCGCAAAGAAAATGGTAAACGCTCTCTCCGCACCTTTCAAGTCCGCGTACGGATCAACGTTCACCTGCACGGATGATTTAACGTTCTTTGGTTCGAACCGTTTCATGGAGTCTTCCGAAATCTCCCCTTATTTCAAGGAGGAGTTGATAAAGCTACCGAGACTTTCGCGAGAAGGTGCATCCGAAGTTTTGAGATATTTTGCCATCTCTTCGCGTTCGAGCGCCTTATCAAAATCCTTAATAGAAAGAGAAATCTTCTTATTCTTAGAGTCGATCTTAACGACCGCACATTTAACGATGTCGCCAGGCTTATAGGTTTCCTGAAGATTGCTATCTTTTCCGCCCGGAATTTCGGAAATATGAACGAGGCCTTCAAAGCCGGGTTCGATTTCCACGAACATTCCGAAGTCGACGATACTTTTGATTTTTCCTTCAACCACACATCCGACCGGATATCTATTGCGTAAAGAATCGTAAGGATGCTCTTGTAGCTGCTTGAGTCCGCAGGAAATTCGCTGAGCATCGAAATTGATATCTAAGATTACGTATTTAACCTCTTCTCCTTTTTTCAACAAGGAGGTCGGGTTCTTTTGTTTTTCGTCCCAGGTGATATCGCTAATATGAATCAAACCTTCGATCCCGTTTTCGACTTCTACGAAAGCTCCGTACTTAGTGATCCCGGTAATTTTACCGGTTAGCGTATTTCCTACGCGAACTTCCGGACCGAGCGTATCCCATGGGTTCGGTTGCAGTTGCTTCAATCCCAAAGACAGTCTTCTATTCTCGAAATCGATATCTAAAATTAGAGCTTCGACTTCTTGACCTTTTTTAAGAAGGTCTTTCGGATGCGGGGGCTTTTTGGACCAAGTCAATTCGGAAGTATGAATCAAACCTTCCAAACCTTCTTTCAATTCGACGAAAGCTCCGAAATTGGTAAGCGAAGTGACCGTTCCGCGAACGA is a window encoding:
- the plsX gene encoding phosphate acyltransferase PlsX → MWVAVDAMSGDYGPDRIVEGAVVAVNEDKRNVVLVGKEEEISEILLKYDYDTEKIRIVHAGEIIEMQDSPSIAVRAMQDSSVVQAAQLVADKSCVGMFSPGNTGATMASALLYLGRIPGVLRPPIAAPIPREKGPPTLLVDAGANVDCKPEYLAQFAVMGEIYSRLIFAIRRPKVGLLSNGEEDKKGNSVTQKAFELLRKLPIEFVGNVEGRDLYGGGREVDVVVCDGFVGNIVLKATEGLSKSIFNVLRESIAQSSLAQTGALLLKPTFTAIKKRLDYAEYGGALLLGVDGTCLIGHGSSNALAVRSAIRVVVECAERDVNNRITEDIKKYNI
- the rpmF gene encoding 50S ribosomal protein L32 is translated as MAVPKRRKSKSKVRMKRSHQAIGKPNLVPCPNCNSFRPPHRICPVCGFYKDRVVLEPKVRKSNEET
- the hisG gene encoding ATP phosphoribosyltransferase — its product is MLTLALPKGRLAEESIELMISKGWLEGRPDPDSKELIYKDSKGKVRILLVRSQDVATYVEQNAADAGIVGWDVLKEGGYDLLLPLDLGIGKCRLSVAAPQGWNLSSGGRKVRVATKYPNIARDFFLSKGISCEVIKLYGSIELAPLVGLSDCIVDLVSTGSTLRANNLKEIETILESTARLVFNRSSLYSKRQEAGEFLDSFA
- a CDS encoding tetratricopeptide repeat protein — protein: MKRFEPKNVKSSVQVNVDPYADLKGAERAFTIFFAKVGEYRKQVLIGVVVLIVTTIAVVGWNEYRADQFRKGTLAVEALEKKFLLNPTIDLADKIKQYEEVAATYHSKSLNIRLSKIIGDLYARNGEFSKAATKLEWAGKEIDELPELKAYFFYIAGNYRESGNQFPEAEADYDTAVSLLNNRRNVAGFYSWSLYQSARLKAKNGKKTEAKENLRKVLEQEISSPSDEYKSVRELSTYLLVKLNQGS